The genomic DNA GCTCTATTAACGCTTCTATCCGTTGTAAATTCATCTGTTCAAATCCATAACAAATAACATTCTTAATAGCCTCACTTGCTATTCCTTTCCCCCAGTGTTCCTTACTTAACTCAAACCCGAGTTCAGCACGATAATGTTCTGCAACCCTATTAAGAAAACCGCAACTACCGATTATCTCATCTTGCTCCTTTAATGAAATTCCCCACCTAATCCCTGTTCCCTTTTCAAAAATTGACTTATACCACGAAATCTCATCCAATGCGTCATCAATGGACTTAAATGGTTCTAATCCAATGTATTTCATTACATCAATATCAGACAAATACTTTAGTAGGCTGTTCGCATCATCGCTGGTTACTTGTCTTAAAATCAATCTATCAGTTTCAAGCACGGGAAATGCATCTGCCTCTTTCATATTAAATCCCTCCTAAATGTTATTTATTCAGTAAATATTGTTCAAAGTTCCTTTCTTCATCATTGGTCATGAAATTATGGGGGGCAGACATTCTTCGTTGTAAGCTCATGAACACCTGTTCTATTCGCTTTCGCCTCCGTGCTATATGCTAATTAGCACGCGATTTTTTTGCCAGTTTGAATACTATTAGTCAGTGATTTTGTGTTTTGTACTTCCGAACCGAACCCTGTTGTTTAACTATATCGAGTTAGTATTATTTGAAGCTCATCTTGGAATTGAGGCATCCCATTATTCCTCATCTCTATAGACATTCATCACTCCACAACCTCTTTAGAAAAGTTATATTTTCCGCCAAAAAATAGCTTTGGATAGCAATATTTTTCCTCAAATAATTTTATTACTATTTATTTTGGATTTTTTTTAAAATTAAATGAACTTTTCACCTTATCTGTTTGTATAGTTAATGAAACGTCAAATCGGGAGGGGCTTATGATGACATTGCATTTGAATAATCTCGTAAAAAAATATGGCAAATTGACTGTACTAGATGGTATTTCTGCAACATTTGAGGAGGGTCAATGTTATTTGTTGTTAGGAGAGAATGGTGCTGGGAAATCAACGTTAGCAAAATGTATCGCAGGTGACGAAGAATATGATAATGGTTCAATCTATCTAGATCATTCATCATTAAATCTACATGAAATGGTGGCTTTACAGTATCAATCATTTGATAGTTTCCCACATTTAAAAGTACGAGAAGTTATTCAATTATTTCAGCGGTTAATAGTTAATCCATTTGATGTGGAGGAGCTTTATGAATTATTAGGCATTACATCATTTGAGAATATTTTGATGAAAAATACTTCAGGTGGACAACGTAAAGCCGTTTCCATCATTTTAGCATTTCTATTAAACAAACCAATTATATTATTAGATGAGCCTTTTGCTGATCTAGATTTAACGAAGAAAAAACAATTTCTTTATTTTTTAAAAATGCAACTGCAGCAAGAAAATAAATTATTTATTTTGATTAGTCATGAAGTGGCTGGCTTTGAAGAATTATTTGATTACATTTATATTTTGAAAAATGGACGAATAGTTGAACAGGGGAAGAGAGATGAACTAAAGATGAAATATCAAAATACTATATTCCCCGGAATTGAAGGAATTTATTTTGAAGTGACAGGGCAACTGTTAGGAGGGAAAGTAGGATGATTGGACAAATTGCACGCAGTTATATGTTAGAAAATAGCCGGAATTCAGGAATGCTGATAGGAAATTTATTATCAACTGTTATTTTTATTATTTGCTCTTGGGTATGTAAAATTTTCTTAGGAAATAGCCCAGAAACATTGGATTATATGATTAAGGGACAGTTTTTACCGATTTCGATTATGTTGTTACTTTTCTCCTTTTCATTTTCAAGTGCTACAATTTATCTAGCTGACTTAAAAGCGAACAGAACATTTAATTGGTTAAAGCGAACAGGCATTTCTTCATTTACTTACTATTTAGGTATGGGAGTTGGCGTTTTTTTATTGATGAATTTGTTACTTATTGTTCTTTTAACTGGCTATGCGATGTTAATACCGATTTCGTTGCAATCATTCATCGCTATCATACTGATTTGTAATTTTGTTTTACTAGCACTTTATCCATTAAGTTTTATATTAGCTGGGCTTTTTAAAAACGGAAAAGTTGCGCAAAGTATGTTAGTACCTATTTTAATCATATTTATGTTTTCGATTACAATGCCCTCTTTATTTTTAACTATAAGTAATAATAATCCACAAGATTATTATTTATTTCTAATCTGGAATCCAATGTTGTATTTAAATGATACTTTACATTTTCAATTGAATTTAACCGAAAGTACTTGGTTACCGTTTTATCAATATATTTTTATATTAATCTTACTTAGTATTGTACTTTTTATAGGTGCGAAAAAAATATATAACAAAAGGTGATTATGTATGGACATTGGCTGGACTATATCTTTGATTGTAACGGGATTATGGAGTGTCATTATATTAATGATTGTTATACCATTAGATCGCAAATATGTTATAAGGGAAAACCGGAAAATTAATTTTAAAAAGACAACTATCTTTTTACGTTGGAATGTTTTTGATACATTAACACTTGTTATAGCAATTTATACGATTATTTGTGTACAAGTATTAAATATGTTGCTGT from Bacillus aquiflavi includes the following:
- a CDS encoding ATP-binding cassette domain-containing protein, whose amino-acid sequence is MTLHLNNLVKKYGKLTVLDGISATFEEGQCYLLLGENGAGKSTLAKCIAGDEEYDNGSIYLDHSSLNLHEMVALQYQSFDSFPHLKVREVIQLFQRLIVNPFDVEELYELLGITSFENILMKNTSGGQRKAVSIILAFLLNKPIILLDEPFADLDLTKKKQFLYFLKMQLQQENKLFILISHEVAGFEELFDYIYILKNGRIVEQGKRDELKMKYQNTIFPGIEGIYFEVTGQLLGGKVG
- a CDS encoding GNAT family N-acetyltransferase, which produces MKEADAFPVLETDRLILRQVTSDDANSLLKYLSDIDVMKYIGLEPFKSIDDALDEISWYKSIFEKGTGIRWGISLKEQDEIIGSCGFLNRVAEHYRAELGFELSKEHWGKGIASEAIKNVICYGFEQMNLQRIEALIEPPNLPSQKVVERQGFIREGLLRSYEYTCGKFDDLYMYSMLKQDYQER
- a CDS encoding group-specific protein gives rise to the protein MDIGWTISLIVTGLWSVIILMIVIPLDRKYVIRENRKINFKKTTIFLRWNVFDTLTLVIAIYTIICVQVLNMLLSFGKTIENPFVQFFTNQSQAWVIVTIVYLISRVSLTLKSIKVHLEDTNDENQ
- a CDS encoding ABC transporter permease, whose protein sequence is MIGQIARSYMLENSRNSGMLIGNLLSTVIFIICSWVCKIFLGNSPETLDYMIKGQFLPISIMLLLFSFSFSSATIYLADLKANRTFNWLKRTGISSFTYYLGMGVGVFLLMNLLLIVLLTGYAMLIPISLQSFIAIILICNFVLLALYPLSFILAGLFKNGKVAQSMLVPILIIFMFSITMPSLFLTISNNNPQDYYLFLIWNPMLYLNDTLHFQLNLTESTWLPFYQYIFILILLSIVLFIGAKKIYNKR